The window GTGCTGATGTCTTCCGACTCGAGCAGGTCGCGCAGCGTGTCGCGCTTGCCGCGCTCGCTGGTCTTGACGACGAATTGCTCGATATTCTCGTTGCGGCTCGCCGGGCGTGCGACTTCGATCGTCTTGGGATTCGACAGAAATTTGTCGGCCAGCTTCTTGATCGGCGGCGGCATCGTCGCCGAGAACAGCAGGGTCTGCCGATTCGCCGGCAGCTTGGTGCAGATATTCTCGATGTCGGGGATGAAGCCCATGTCGAGCATGCGATCGGCTTCGTCGATCACCAGCAGGTTGCACCCGGTGAGCAGGATCTTGCCGCGCTCGAACAGGTCCATCAGGCGGCCCGGGGTCGCGATCAACACGTCGACGCCCTTTTCCAGCGCCTTGACCTGATCGCCCATCTGCACGCCGCCGATCAGCAACGCCATCGAGAGCTTGTGATATTTGCCGTATTTTTCGAAGTTTTCCGCGACCTGCGCCGCGAGTTCGCGCGTCGGTTCGAGGATCAGCGAGCGCGGCATGCGCGCCCGCGCGCGGCCATGCGCCAATATGTCGATCATCGGCAGCACGAAGGATGCGGTCTTGCCGGTGCCCGTCTGGGCGATGCCGATCATGTCGCGCATCATCAGCACCGAGGGGATCGCACCCGCCTGAATCGGCGTCGGTTCGTCATAGCCCGATTCAGTGATCGCGCGCAGGGTTTCGTCGGAAAGGCCGAGGTCGGCAAATTTCATAGGGTCATCATGTCCGGAAAATTGAGGTCGCACGGCGTCCCACGCCAGCCCGCGCTGCGGCGCCCTTGCGGAACTACCAGCCGAAAGTCAAGAAAAGCTGGCGAAAATCGCCGATCAATCGTCGTCGCGCACCGCGACCATCAGGCGGAACTTGTCGATTTCGCATTTGGCACCGGTTCGTGCGTGAATCTCGTCGCGATCCTCGCAAAGCTGGCCGTCCTCGTTACCCTTCATATAGAAACCGGCATAGAAATCGAGCGCGCGGCAACCGCGGTTGAGCTGCGCGCGCAATCGCTGCCTCTGCCGCGTGATCAGGTCGATGCTGTCGCGCTGAACCGCCTGCATTCCGATGATGTTCCGCATCGCGACGCATTTCGGCGCCTTTTTCTCTTTCCAGACGATCGGCGGCGCTTCGCGCTTGCGCTGCGGCTCGCCGGGGCTTGCCGCGAAATTGGTGAGCGACGATCGCTGCGCCGGTACGCGGATGATCAACTGCTGTTCGATGATAACCTGGAACCACGGAGCGCCGGCGCTTTCGGGCATGGGCACCATCGCGGCGATCGGCTCGGGCGGCGCTATCGGCGCCTCCGTGTCGGCCGCGGGTGCCGCGGCCACGAGGAACAGGGCAAACGCTGCCGTCACTGCGCGTCGGGCGCCCCCTCGGCGCGCTGACAAAAACCGTTGTTCACCCTTGGCTCCCGAACCCGATGCTGGCTGGACGCGCGGGCTTCACTCGTCCATGGCCTCCCCAATAGCGATCATGATTGAACAGCAAATGAACTGTTGTCGACCCATTTTGACGATCCGTCACCTCGTCCGCGAATGTCCGCGCCGATGACGCGGCCCCCGACGCCCGACCTGCTGGCACAGCTTGCCGCCCTGCTCGGCCCCAAGGGCTTCGCGACCGACGACGACAGCCTCGCGCCCTGGCTCACCGACTGGCGCGGCAAATATCACGGCCGCGCCGCCGCGATGCTCTCCCCCGCCACCACCGCCGAAGTCGCCGCCGTCGTCCGGCTTTGCGCCGCGCAGGACGTCGCCATCGTCCCGCAGGGCGGCAACAGCGGCATGGTCGGCGGCGCGACCCCCGACGCCAGCGGCGCGCAATTGCTGCTCAGCACGCGCCGCATGAACCGCGTCCGTACCATCGATCGCGCGGCGGGACTCGCCGTGGCCGAAGCCGGCGTTATCCTCGAGAATTTCCACAATGCCGTGCTGGCGGAAGGTTTCCGGTTCCCGCTGACCCTCGGCGGCAAGGGGTCGGCGACGATCGGCGGGCTGGTATCGACCAACGCCGGCGGCACCCAGGTGCTGCGCCACGGCACGATGCGCGCCCTCGTCGCGGGGGTCGAGGCGGTGCTGCCCGACGGCCAAGTCTTCGACGGACTGGCGCCGCTCAAGAAGGACAATCGCGGCTATGACCTGCGGCACCTGCTGTGCGGGGCGGAGGGGACGCTGGGCATCGTCACCGCCGCGACGCTGCGCCTCGTCCCCGCCGCACAGGACCGCGCGACCGCATGGATAGGCCTCGAAAGTCCCGACAAGGCGCTGCTCCTGCTGCGCCAGCTCGACGCAGCGATCGGCGCCCCGCTCGAAGGCTTCGAGATCGTCCCGCACGGCTGCCTAGACGCGGTGCTGCGCCACATCCCGCAGACGCGCCACCCGCTGGGCGGCGACTGCCCTTGGTATGCACTGGTCGAACTCGCCGACGACAAGGCCGACGACCTGTCGTCGCGGCTCGAAACCCAACTCGCCATCGCGCTGCAGGCCGGGCTGATCGACGATGTCGTGATCGCCAAGAACGATCGCGAAAGCGACGATTTCTGGCGGCTGCGCGATTCGATTTCGGAGGCCGAGCGTGCCGAGGGGCCTGCGATCCAGCACGACGTCAGCGTGCCGGTCGACCTGATGCCGCGCTTCATCGCCGACAATCCGGCGCGCCTGACCGCCGCCTTCCCCGGCGCCCGCGCCCTGTCCTTCGGCCATCTCGGCGACGGCAACGTCCATCATCATGTCCAGCCGCCCGCCGGGGTCGACGGCCGCGCCTGGATCGCCGCGCATGGCGAGGACGCGAGCCGCCTCGTCTACAGCCATGTCATCGAACTCGGCGGCTCGCTTTCGGCCGAACATGGCATCGGCCAGATGAAGCGCGACCTGTTCGCCGCGCTCGACAGCCCGGCGCGGCTCGCGGCGCTACGCGCGATCAAGGCGGGGCTCGACCCCGCGGGCCTGTTCAATCCGGGCAAACTGATCGGCTAGGCCCGCCACCGTCCCCCTTGCGTCGCGGCGCGCAGCCCAATAAGGCGCGCAATCGCATTTTTTCGCCCGCCGGTGCGGGTGTTCAGTTCGGAGTTTCATCATGGCCACTGCGCCCGCCGCCAATCTGCCGCTTTTCTACAAGGATCTGGTTCCGCTCTCGAGCGTCGATCACGCCAATTTCCACGCACGGTCGCTCGACAAGGCCGAATTCCTGATCAACCAGCATGCGGTGCCGCTGACCGCGGACGAATTCGTCTCGGCGAGCCGTTTCTACCCGATCGTCTTTTCGGCCGGCGACAATCCCGTGCCGCTCGCGCTGATGGGCCTCAACGAGGGCGTCAACACCTTCGTCGACGACGAGGGCAAGCTGATCAACCCGGTCTATGTCCCGGCCTACGTCCGCCGCTATCCGTTCCTGCTCGCCAAGCTGCGTCCCGACACCGACGAGCTGTCGCTGTGCTTCGACCCGACTTCGGGCGCCGTCGGCGAATTCGAAGAGGGCGATGCGCTGTTCGACGGCCCCGAACCGACCGATCCGACCAAGGCGGTGCTCGAATTCTGCAAGAATTTCGAAGAAGCCGGCCAGCGCACCGGCGTCATGGTGGACGAGCTGAAAAAGGCCGACCTGCTGATGGACGGCGAAGTCAGCATCCAGCCCGAAGGCAGCGACAAGCCCTTCATCTACCGCGGCTTCCAGATGGTCGACGAGAACAAGCTGCGCGAACTGCGCGGCGACGTGCTGCGCAAGATGATGCAGAACGGCATGCTCGGCCTGATCTTCGCGCACCTCTTTTCGCTGCAGCTGATGCGCGAAGTCTTTGCCGAGCAGGTCAAGGCCGGCAAGGTGCCGTTGATTTCGGAAGCCCCGCTCGTCTGAGGAATTGAACCCGATGGCCACCATGTCGACCGGCGCCCCGCGCTACACGAAGGTGGCCATCTGGCTTCATTGGGCGATCGGCCTCGCGGTGATCGCCAATATCGGCCTCGCGATGCTGACCGAGGATATGCCGCGCGAAACGCATCGGACGGCGATGTTGATCCACAAGGCGCTCGGCATCGCGATCCTCGGCTTGACGGTGCTGCGTATCCTCTGGCGGCTCGGCCACAAGCCGCCACCGCTGCCCGCCGCGACTCCCGCCTGGCAACGGCCGGTCAGCAAGCTCGTCCATTTCCTTTTCTACGCGCTGCTCATCCTGCTACCGCTATCGGGATGGGTCTGGATGTCGGCCGCCGACCGCCCGATCGACTTCTTCGGCCTGTTTACCGTGCCGTCGATCGCCAGCCCCAGCAAAAGCCTCGCCGACACGCTGCACGAACGGCATGAAGTGCTGGGTCTCGCGATGCTCGCCCTCGCCGCGATCCACGTCCTCGCGGCGCTGAAGCACCAGTTCGTCGACCGCACCGGGCTGATCGGGCGGATGAATCCCTTTTGACCGCCGCGTCGGCGGGGTCAGAAATCGATCGCCAGTCCCTTGAGTTCCCAGTCGCCATAGCGCACGGGGTTGCGGCCGCCGGGCTGGTCCTCGGCCTTTTCCTCGAGGATCGGTTCGGGCGCCGGAACCGGGGCGTTGGTCCAGCCTTCGGGCGCTTTCACATGCGCGGGGCGCTTGGCCGCGCGCGGCGTGCCGCCGATGGTCTCTGCTTGGCTGTTTTCGGTCATGACGCCGATGTTATAGGAGTTTCCGTGCCCCACGCCAACCGCCCCCGTACCGGATTCCGCCG is drawn from Sphingopyxis sp. OPL5 and contains these coding sequences:
- a CDS encoding SapC family protein is translated as MATAPAANLPLFYKDLVPLSSVDHANFHARSLDKAEFLINQHAVPLTADEFVSASRFYPIVFSAGDNPVPLALMGLNEGVNTFVDDEGKLINPVYVPAYVRRYPFLLAKLRPDTDELSLCFDPTSGAVGEFEEGDALFDGPEPTDPTKAVLEFCKNFEEAGQRTGVMVDELKKADLLMDGEVSIQPEGSDKPFIYRGFQMVDENKLRELRGDVLRKMMQNGMLGLIFAHLFSLQLMREVFAEQVKAGKVPLISEAPLV
- a CDS encoding DEAD/DEAH box helicase, coding for MKFADLGLSDETLRAITESGYDEPTPIQAGAIPSVLMMRDMIGIAQTGTGKTASFVLPMIDILAHGRARARMPRSLILEPTRELAAQVAENFEKYGKYHKLSMALLIGGVQMGDQVKALEKGVDVLIATPGRLMDLFERGKILLTGCNLLVIDEADRMLDMGFIPDIENICTKLPANRQTLLFSATMPPPIKKLADKFLSNPKTIEVARPASRNENIEQFVVKTSERGKRDTLRDLLESEDISTAIIFCNRKTTVRDLAKALQRDRYKAGEIHGDMDQSSRIAELDRFKAGTINILVASDVAARGLDVKGVSHVFNFDAPWHPDDYVHRIGRTGRAGAQGRAFTLITPSDDEAIDNIQKLTGYTIPVHGGGGKAEAAKASTDEPREEREPRRERSARGGRGRAKPAAEPKRAEAPRAETVADKPAARPAKKADDRKPAPAKSRNQDDDGPDDGWNGPMPDFLSFGFGS
- a CDS encoding cytochrome b, giving the protein MATMSTGAPRYTKVAIWLHWAIGLAVIANIGLAMLTEDMPRETHRTAMLIHKALGIAILGLTVLRILWRLGHKPPPLPAATPAWQRPVSKLVHFLFYALLILLPLSGWVWMSAADRPIDFFGLFTVPSIASPSKSLADTLHERHEVLGLAMLALAAIHVLAALKHQFVDRTGLIGRMNPF
- a CDS encoding FAD-binding oxidoreductase yields the protein MTRPPTPDLLAQLAALLGPKGFATDDDSLAPWLTDWRGKYHGRAAAMLSPATTAEVAAVVRLCAAQDVAIVPQGGNSGMVGGATPDASGAQLLLSTRRMNRVRTIDRAAGLAVAEAGVILENFHNAVLAEGFRFPLTLGGKGSATIGGLVSTNAGGTQVLRHGTMRALVAGVEAVLPDGQVFDGLAPLKKDNRGYDLRHLLCGAEGTLGIVTAATLRLVPAAQDRATAWIGLESPDKALLLLRQLDAAIGAPLEGFEIVPHGCLDAVLRHIPQTRHPLGGDCPWYALVELADDKADDLSSRLETQLAIALQAGLIDDVVIAKNDRESDDFWRLRDSISEAERAEGPAIQHDVSVPVDLMPRFIADNPARLTAAFPGARALSFGHLGDGNVHHHVQPPAGVDGRAWIAAHGEDASRLVYSHVIELGGSLSAEHGIGQMKRDLFAALDSPARLAALRAIKAGLDPAGLFNPGKLIG
- a CDS encoding DUF1674 domain-containing protein: MTENSQAETIGGTPRAAKRPAHVKAPEGWTNAPVPAPEPILEEKAEDQPGGRNPVRYGDWELKGLAIDF